The following are encoded in a window of Allosphingosinicella indica genomic DNA:
- a CDS encoding cytochrome ubiquinol oxidase subunit I produces the protein MADSELALLLARIQFAFTVSFHFIFPAFSIGLASYLAVLEALWLKTGESRYLDLFKYWLKIFAIAFGMGVVSGIVMSYQFGTNWSVFSDKAGPVIGPLMAYEVLTAFFLEAGFLGVMLFGMNKVGKGLHFAATLMVAVGTFISAFWILSVNSWMHTPVGWAMNDVGQFVPEAGWWEIVFNPSFPYRLVHTVIAAYLTTALVVGGVGAWHLLKGRASPHVRTMFSMAMWMAAIVAPVQIFVGDLHGLNTLEHQPAKVMAMEGHFQSHPDGAPLILFGIPDSEAETVHAAIEIPKLSSLILKHDLNAPLDGLDTIAREDRPPVGIVFWSFRIMVGMGMLMLLLGLWSLVARVRKRLYDWPLLHRFALLMGPAGFVAVLAGWVTTEVGRQPWVIYGLLRTKDAVAPIGVPGVAGSLAAFVVTYFLVFGAGTIYILKLMAKPPHPNEEDVADAPIRTAGITPAQALDRDGIHPRPDKQEGAE, from the coding sequence GTGGCCGACAGTGAACTGGCCCTGCTGCTGGCGCGAATCCAGTTCGCGTTCACCGTCTCGTTCCATTTCATCTTCCCCGCTTTCTCGATCGGCCTTGCTTCCTATCTCGCGGTGCTCGAGGCGCTGTGGCTCAAGACCGGCGAAAGCCGCTATCTCGATCTCTTCAAATATTGGCTGAAGATCTTCGCCATCGCCTTCGGCATGGGTGTCGTCTCGGGCATCGTCATGTCCTACCAATTCGGCACCAACTGGTCGGTCTTCTCCGACAAGGCGGGGCCGGTGATCGGGCCGCTGATGGCCTATGAGGTGCTGACCGCCTTCTTCCTCGAGGCCGGGTTCCTCGGCGTCATGCTGTTCGGCATGAACAAGGTGGGGAAGGGCCTCCATTTCGCGGCGACTTTGATGGTCGCGGTCGGCACTTTCATATCGGCTTTCTGGATCCTGTCGGTCAATTCGTGGATGCACACCCCGGTCGGCTGGGCGATGAACGATGTCGGCCAGTTCGTGCCGGAAGCCGGCTGGTGGGAGATCGTGTTCAACCCCAGCTTCCCCTATCGCTTGGTTCACACCGTCATCGCCGCCTATCTCACCACCGCGCTCGTCGTTGGCGGGGTGGGGGCCTGGCATCTGCTGAAGGGGCGCGCGAGCCCGCACGTCCGCACGATGTTCTCGATGGCGATGTGGATGGCGGCGATCGTCGCGCCGGTGCAGATTTTCGTCGGCGATCTCCACGGTCTCAACACCCTGGAGCATCAGCCCGCCAAGGTCATGGCGATGGAAGGCCATTTCCAGAGCCATCCGGACGGCGCGCCGCTGATCCTGTTCGGCATTCCCGACAGCGAAGCGGAGACCGTTCATGCCGCTATCGAGATCCCCAAGCTCTCGTCGCTGATCCTCAAGCACGATCTCAACGCGCCGCTCGACGGGCTCGACACGATCGCGCGTGAGGACAGGCCGCCGGTCGGCATCGTCTTCTGGTCGTTCCGCATCATGGTCGGCATGGGGATGCTGATGCTGCTGCTCGGCCTGTGGAGCCTCGTCGCGCGGGTGCGGAAGCGGCTGTACGACTGGCCGCTGCTTCATCGTTTTGCGCTGCTGATGGGCCCCGCGGGCTTCGTCGCCGTGCTCGCCGGCTGGGTGACGACCGAGGTCGGCCGCCAACCCTGGGTGATCTACGGGCTGCTCCGCACCAAGGATGCGGTCGCGCCGATCGGCGTCCCCGGCGTCGCCGGATCGCTCGCCGCCTTCGTCGTCACCTACTTCCTCGTCTTCGGCGCGGGGACGATCTACATCTTGAAGCTGATGGCGAAGCCGCCGCATCCCAATGAAGAGGATGTCGCCGACGCCCCGATCCGCACAGCCGGCATCACCCCCGCGCAGGCGCTCGACCGCGACGGCATCCACCCGCGCCCCGACAAGCAGGAGGGCGCTGAGTGA
- a CDS encoding ArsR/SmtB family transcription factor, with amino-acid sequence MSKAVSDDRIFKALAAPLRRDLLDALKAGPRTTGDLCDRFPKLDRCTVMQHLKVLEQADLVIARREGRERWNHLNALPIKRIHDRWIGPYAERAVDLLDTLARDLEG; translated from the coding sequence ATGTCAAAAGCGGTCAGCGACGATCGGATTTTCAAGGCGCTGGCGGCGCCGCTGCGGCGCGATCTGCTGGACGCGCTGAAGGCCGGGCCGCGCACCACCGGCGATCTGTGCGATCGCTTCCCGAAGCTCGACCGGTGCACGGTGATGCAGCATCTGAAGGTGCTGGAGCAGGCCGATCTCGTCATCGCGCGGCGCGAGGGGCGCGAGCGCTGGAACCACCTCAACGCGCTGCCGATCAAGCGCATCCATGATCGCTGGATCGGGCCCTATGCCGAACGCGCCGTCGATCTCCTCGACACGCTGGCGAGGGATCTGGAGGGTTAA
- the typA gene encoding translational GTPase TypA, translated as MSLRNVAIIAHVDHGKTTLVDQLFRQSGTFRDNQRVEERAMDSNDLEKERGITILAKCTSIEWQGAGAEAMRINIVDTPGHADFGAEVERILSMVDGVILLVDAAEGPMPQTKFVTGKALALGLKPIVVVNKIDRPDARPAEVLDECFELFLSLDANDEQLDFPVLYASGRSGYAGRTDDVREGDLTPLFETIVAHVPAPGLDTQGEFKMLATLLDRDPFLGRILTGRIESGKLDVNMPITAIDVDGNPVESGRATKVFAFKGLERVPVESAQAGDIIAIAGLTKATVSNTIAAPGVTTPVAARPIDPPTLAMSFSVNDSPYAGRDGDKVQSRVIRDRLEREAETNVAIRVTAAHDNDAFEVAGRGELQLGVLIETMRREGFELSISRPRVLFREGKDSESGGREEPYEQVVIDVDDEHSGTVVEKMALRKAEMTDMRPSGGGKTRLTFSAPSRGLIGYHGEFLSDTRGTGIMNRLFEKYGPYKGPIQGRQNGVLISMEQGEAVAYALNSIEERGILFIAPGDKLYEGMVIGENAKPQDLEVNPLKSKQLTNFRASGKDEGIRLTPPRRMTLEQAIAYIQDDELVEVTPKVVRIRKRFLDPHERKRQSRKAEAA; from the coding sequence ATGAGCCTCCGCAACGTGGCCATCATCGCGCACGTCGATCACGGCAAGACCACCCTGGTCGATCAGCTTTTCCGCCAGTCCGGCACCTTCCGCGACAACCAGCGCGTCGAAGAGCGGGCGATGGACTCGAACGATCTCGAAAAAGAGCGTGGCATCACCATCCTCGCCAAATGCACCTCGATCGAGTGGCAGGGCGCGGGCGCGGAGGCGATGCGGATCAACATCGTCGATACGCCGGGCCACGCCGATTTCGGCGCGGAGGTGGAGCGCATCCTCTCGATGGTAGATGGCGTCATCCTGCTCGTCGATGCGGCGGAAGGGCCGATGCCGCAGACCAAGTTCGTCACCGGCAAAGCGCTCGCGCTCGGCCTCAAGCCGATCGTCGTCGTCAACAAGATCGACCGGCCGGACGCGCGCCCGGCGGAAGTGCTCGACGAATGTTTCGAGCTGTTCCTCAGCCTCGACGCCAATGACGAGCAGCTCGATTTCCCCGTCCTCTACGCCAGCGGCCGCTCGGGCTATGCCGGCCGCACCGATGACGTCCGCGAGGGCGATCTGACGCCGCTGTTCGAAACGATCGTCGCCCACGTCCCCGCGCCGGGCCTCGACACCCAGGGCGAGTTCAAGATGCTCGCCACCCTGCTCGATCGCGATCCCTTCCTCGGCCGTATCCTCACCGGCCGCATCGAGAGCGGCAAGCTCGACGTCAACATGCCGATCACCGCGATCGACGTCGACGGCAATCCCGTCGAATCCGGCCGCGCGACCAAGGTGTTCGCGTTCAAGGGGCTCGAGCGCGTGCCGGTGGAGAGCGCGCAGGCGGGCGACATCATCGCCATCGCCGGCCTCACCAAGGCGACCGTCTCCAACACCATCGCCGCGCCCGGCGTCACCACCCCCGTCGCCGCGCGCCCGATCGATCCGCCGACGCTGGCGATGAGCTTCTCGGTCAACGACAGCCCCTATGCGGGCCGTGACGGCGACAAGGTGCAGAGCCGCGTCATCCGCGACCGGCTGGAGCGCGAGGCGGAGACCAACGTCGCGATCCGCGTTACCGCCGCGCACGACAATGATGCGTTCGAGGTCGCCGGCCGTGGCGAGCTGCAGCTTGGCGTCCTCATCGAGACGATGCGCCGCGAAGGCTTCGAGCTTTCCATCTCGCGCCCCCGCGTCCTCTTCCGCGAGGGCAAGGACAGCGAATCCGGCGGCCGCGAGGAGCCCTATGAGCAGGTCGTCATCGACGTCGACGACGAGCATTCGGGTACCGTCGTCGAGAAGATGGCGCTCCGCAAAGCCGAGATGACCGACATGCGCCCGTCGGGCGGCGGCAAGACGCGGCTCACCTTCTCCGCCCCCTCGCGCGGCCTCATCGGCTATCATGGCGAGTTCTTGAGCGACACGCGCGGCACCGGCATCATGAACCGGCTGTTCGAGAAATACGGGCCGTACAAGGGGCCGATCCAGGGCCGCCAGAACGGCGTCCTCATCTCGATGGAACAGGGCGAGGCGGTCGCCTATGCGCTCAATTCCATCGAGGAGCGCGGCATCCTCTTCATCGCGCCGGGCGACAAGCTCTATGAAGGCATGGTGATCGGCGAGAATGCCAAGCCGCAGGATCTCGAGGTGAACCCCTTGAAGTCCAAGCAGCTCACCAACTTCCGCGCCAGCGGCAAGGACGAAGGCATCCGCCTGACCCCCCCGCGCCGCATGACCCTGGAGCAGGCGATCGCCTACATCCAGGACGACGAACTGGTGGAAGTGACGCCAAAAGTTGTTCGGATTCGCAAACGGTTTTTGGACCCGCATGAAAGAAAGCGACAGTCGCGGAAGGCTGAAGCCGCGTGA
- a CDS encoding DUF5131 family protein, with protein MSKIEWTEVTWNPVAGCTIATAGCTNCYAMRMAARLEAMGNKKYEGLTRKSGDRYVWTGKVVTDEKALAAPLRWRSPRTVFVNSMSDLFHIAVPTEFIEKVWSVMAATPRHTYQILTKRPDRMREVLSRPEFVVLPNVWVGTSVEDATVLHRIEDLRATRAAVRFISFEPLIGSVSGANLEDIDWAIVGGESGPRARPMPQKWVEEIEVLCRAEGTAFFFKQWGGKNKKSTGRTYKDRTYDEMPTARHISSALRQLPA; from the coding sequence ATGTCAAAAATCGAATGGACAGAAGTCACATGGAATCCTGTGGCCGGCTGCACGATAGCCACGGCTGGCTGCACAAACTGTTATGCGATGCGAATGGCTGCTCGACTGGAGGCGATGGGCAACAAGAAGTACGAGGGCCTAACAAGGAAAAGCGGTGACCGCTACGTTTGGACAGGCAAAGTTGTCACTGACGAGAAGGCTTTGGCTGCTCCCCTGCGGTGGCGCAGCCCGCGTACCGTCTTTGTTAATAGCATGTCCGATCTGTTCCACATCGCCGTCCCGACCGAATTTATCGAGAAGGTATGGTCTGTGATGGCGGCGACACCTCGTCACACATACCAAATTTTGACTAAGCGGCCTGATCGGATGCGCGAAGTTTTGTCGCGTCCAGAGTTTGTCGTCCTACCAAATGTGTGGGTTGGGACGAGTGTGGAAGACGCAACGGTGCTGCATCGGATCGAAGATCTGCGAGCAACTCGGGCCGCCGTCCGATTCATTTCGTTTGAGCCTCTCATCGGCAGTGTATCGGGCGCAAATCTCGAGGACATTGATTGGGCGATCGTTGGTGGTGAAAGCGGTCCACGCGCTCGACCGATGCCTCAGAAGTGGGTCGAAGAGATCGAAGTTCTTTGTAGGGCAGAAGGAACAGCCTTTTTCTTCAAGCAGTGGGGCGGTAAGAATAAGAAGTCTACGGGTCGAACATATAAAGACCGAACTTACGACGAGATGCCTACTGCCCGCCATATTTCTTCAGCACTCCGGCAACTCCCCGCTTGA
- the tcmP gene encoding three-Cys-motif partner protein TcmP — protein sequence MAVAAEQGHRFGGAWTEVKLDAVSYYCQFFNKVLVGKPTPSRPFERWYFDAFAGSGTRQVDRESGGLLEGRPIEIATQDMAGSVLNALNVEPPFHKLAFIEGHRGRFKSLEKIRAAHPERGIVCLNGDANKKLVEIFSAPPWSDQREGRGSCRGLCFLDPYGMNVNWATLKLLAQTRAIDVWYLFPLDAVSRQLAARLDRVDTHKQRRLDEIFGTPTWREDIYKVETTNDLFAERITTATRQFDRGQIERYAQERLQTIFSAYVSNPLPLLNDSGRQLFSLFCLSNSVSEAAIALIKRGVAGVLKKYGGQ from the coding sequence ATGGCTGTTGCTGCAGAACAGGGTCATCGCTTTGGCGGGGCGTGGACCGAGGTTAAACTCGACGCCGTAAGCTACTATTGTCAGTTTTTTAATAAGGTGTTGGTGGGTAAGCCGACGCCTAGTCGACCCTTTGAGCGCTGGTATTTTGACGCTTTTGCCGGAAGTGGCACTCGCCAAGTTGATCGAGAGTCTGGCGGTTTGTTGGAAGGGCGACCGATAGAGATCGCAACGCAGGACATGGCAGGGTCAGTCTTGAACGCTCTCAACGTCGAACCACCCTTTCACAAATTGGCATTCATTGAAGGACACCGCGGACGGTTCAAGTCACTCGAAAAGATAAGAGCCGCGCACCCGGAAAGGGGTATTGTCTGTCTGAATGGCGATGCCAATAAAAAATTAGTGGAGATATTCAGTGCGCCGCCGTGGAGTGATCAGCGGGAAGGGAGAGGATCGTGTCGCGGGCTATGCTTCCTCGATCCGTATGGAATGAATGTGAATTGGGCGACTTTGAAGCTTCTTGCACAGACGCGCGCCATTGACGTTTGGTATCTGTTCCCGCTCGACGCCGTGTCACGACAGCTTGCCGCACGGCTGGATCGCGTGGACACACACAAACAGCGGCGTCTCGACGAGATATTCGGCACACCCACTTGGCGCGAAGATATCTATAAAGTTGAAACAACTAACGATCTATTCGCAGAGCGAATTACAACCGCCACACGGCAATTCGATCGTGGCCAGATCGAGCGTTACGCACAAGAGAGATTACAAACTATTTTTTCTGCGTATGTATCTAATCCGTTACCGCTTTTGAACGATTCCGGCCGCCAGCTTTTCTCGCTTTTCTGCCTCTCAAACAGCGTTTCCGAAGCGGCTATCGCACTCATCAAGCGGGGAGTTGCCGGAGTGCTGAAGAAATATGGCGGGCAGTAG
- a CDS encoding iron chaperone, whose amino-acid sequence MATDHDAYIAEAPEPLRPLLKRLRAELADALPDAEEIIAYKMPGFRIGKAIIAGYAAFSKQCGLYVAASAIAAHADEIAAAGLKATKTGVTFSPKQPMPDALVRTLALASRRDQKP is encoded by the coding sequence ATGGCGACCGATCACGACGCCTATATTGCGGAGGCCCCCGAGCCACTTCGTCCCCTGCTGAAGCGATTGCGCGCCGAACTCGCCGATGCGCTGCCGGATGCCGAGGAGATCATCGCCTACAAGATGCCGGGCTTCCGGATCGGCAAGGCGATCATTGCCGGCTATGCGGCGTTCAGCAAACAATGCGGCCTGTATGTCGCGGCATCCGCGATTGCGGCGCATGCGGACGAAATCGCGGCGGCGGGACTGAAGGCGACGAAAACCGGCGTTACCTTCTCGCCGAAGCAGCCGATGCCCGACGCGCTCGTCAGGACACTCGCGTTGGCGTCCCGCCGCGATCAGAAGCCCTGA
- a CDS encoding DUF2474 family protein, with the protein MSAPGEAAGPLWKRLGWFVLLWAAGVAVIGTVAWLIRLWLL; encoded by the coding sequence TTGAGCGCGCCGGGCGAAGCGGCCGGTCCCCTGTGGAAGCGGCTCGGCTGGTTCGTTCTGCTCTGGGCCGCGGGCGTCGCGGTCATCGGCACCGTCGCCTGGCTCATCCGCCTGTGGTTGCTCTGA
- a CDS encoding MarR family winged helix-turn-helix transcriptional regulator: MSYESDRINEDIAARLHGAAIRLLRLVRREDVAAGLSAPRLSALSVLVFAGPLSLAELAAAEQVRPPTMSRIVDALVKAGLATRETDARDRRAVRIAATDEGRELLEEGRRRRVRVLAARLAALGPSEQRALARGVELIEQVSRG; encoded by the coding sequence ATGAGCTACGAGAGTGACCGGATTAATGAGGATATTGCGGCGCGGCTGCACGGCGCGGCCATCCGGTTGCTGCGCCTGGTCCGGCGCGAGGATGTCGCCGCTGGCCTCTCCGCACCGCGCCTCTCCGCTCTGTCGGTGCTGGTCTTCGCCGGGCCGCTTTCACTCGCCGAACTCGCCGCAGCCGAGCAGGTGCGCCCGCCGACGATGAGCCGGATCGTGGATGCACTGGTCAAGGCCGGACTGGCTACGCGCGAGACCGATGCCCGCGATCGCCGCGCGGTTCGCATCGCGGCGACAGACGAAGGGCGGGAGTTGCTGGAAGAGGGCCGACGCCGCCGCGTCCGCGTCCTCGCCGCCCGCTTGGCCGCACTCGGCCCCAGCGAGCAGCGCGCGCTCGCCCGCGGCGTCGAACTGATCGAGCAGGTCAGCCGGGGTTAG
- a CDS encoding SRPBCC family protein codes for MMMMDLKFQVSARIAKPVHDVFEAVANPDQLSRYFTTGGAKGRLETGATVQWEFADFPGAFPVKVVEVVPDARIVLQWEANEGPPPEGADVEKVGYDTTVTMRFTALDDGRTLVEIAEKGWRETEVGLQGSYGNCMGWSQMLCALKAWLEHGINLREGMYK; via the coding sequence ATGATGATGATGGATCTGAAGTTTCAGGTATCGGCGCGGATCGCGAAGCCGGTGCACGACGTGTTCGAGGCGGTGGCGAACCCCGATCAGCTATCGCGTTACTTCACGACAGGCGGCGCCAAGGGGCGGCTGGAGACCGGAGCGACGGTGCAATGGGAGTTCGCCGACTTCCCCGGCGCCTTCCCCGTGAAGGTGGTCGAGGTCGTCCCCGACGCGCGGATCGTGCTGCAATGGGAAGCGAACGAAGGCCCGCCGCCCGAAGGCGCCGACGTGGAGAAGGTCGGCTATGACACAACCGTCACCATGCGCTTTACCGCGCTGGACGACGGCCGCACGCTGGTCGAGATCGCCGAGAAAGGCTGGCGCGAGACCGAGGTCGGGCTGCAGGGTTCTTACGGCAATTGCATGGGCTGGTCGCAGATGCTGTGCGCGCTGAAGGCCTGGCTGGAGCATGGCATCAACCTGCGCGAAGGCATGTACAAATAG
- a CDS encoding VOC family protein — translation MSIAATHIAQVAVPVRNLDRARTFYRDKLGLPHLFDAPPGLAFFGCGETRLMLSQPEGPETATSAILYYGVPDAGAAEAELRAGGVAIEQPAHKIATVNGKQVWLAFMRDSEGNMIGLMSEQAAG, via the coding sequence ATGAGCATTGCCGCCACCCACATCGCGCAGGTCGCCGTGCCCGTGCGCAACCTCGACCGCGCGCGGACTTTCTACCGCGACAAGCTGGGTCTGCCGCATCTGTTCGATGCGCCGCCCGGCCTCGCCTTCTTCGGCTGCGGCGAAACGCGGCTCATGCTGAGCCAACCCGAAGGCCCCGAGACCGCGACGAGCGCGATCCTCTATTATGGCGTGCCCGATGCGGGGGCCGCCGAGGCGGAGTTGCGCGCCGGCGGCGTCGCGATCGAGCAGCCCGCACACAAGATCGCCACGGTAAACGGCAAGCAAGTGTGGCTGGCGTTCATGCGCGACAGCGAGGGCAATATGATCGGGCTGATGAGCGAACAGGCGGCGGGCTAG
- the cydB gene encoding cytochrome d ubiquinol oxidase subunit II: MDLTIVWAVIIAFAVAMYVVMDGFDLGIGILFPGFTVGKERDQAMNAIAPVWDGNETWLVLGGGGLMAAFPLAYAIILPALYAPLTAMLLGLVFRGVAFEFRWRDPAHRRWWDAGFCGGSLLAAFAQGITLGALLQGIHVDGRAYAGGWWDWLTPFSLLTGLSLVVAYAALGASWLVWKTEGRLHDDARRFASALLPVFLLLTAAVSLATPFLEGQYYQRWFEWPGLIFTLLMPIAYCLTALLAWHGIRRGTDATPFLATLGLFALTLVGLGISIWPDVIPGRVDIWQAAAPEKSQAFMLVGAAILVPVILAYTAWSYWVFRGKVDEEGYH; the protein is encoded by the coding sequence ATGGACCTGACCATCGTCTGGGCCGTCATCATCGCCTTTGCGGTCGCCATGTATGTGGTGATGGACGGGTTCGATCTCGGCATCGGCATCCTCTTCCCCGGCTTCACCGTCGGCAAGGAGCGCGATCAGGCGATGAACGCCATTGCGCCGGTGTGGGACGGCAACGAGACGTGGCTGGTGCTCGGCGGCGGCGGGCTGATGGCGGCGTTTCCGCTCGCTTATGCGATCATCCTGCCCGCGCTCTATGCGCCGCTCACCGCAATGCTGCTCGGCCTCGTCTTCCGCGGCGTTGCGTTCGAGTTCCGCTGGCGCGATCCGGCGCACCGCCGCTGGTGGGATGCGGGCTTCTGCGGCGGATCGTTGCTCGCCGCCTTCGCGCAGGGGATCACGCTCGGCGCATTGCTCCAGGGCATCCACGTCGACGGCCGCGCCTATGCCGGTGGCTGGTGGGACTGGCTGACCCCGTTCAGCCTGCTCACCGGGCTCAGCCTCGTCGTCGCATATGCCGCGCTCGGCGCGAGCTGGCTGGTGTGGAAGACCGAAGGGCGGCTTCACGACGATGCGCGCCGCTTCGCCAGCGCGCTGTTGCCCGTCTTTTTGTTGCTTACCGCGGCGGTCAGCCTCGCGACGCCGTTCCTTGAAGGCCAATATTATCAGCGCTGGTTCGAGTGGCCGGGGCTGATCTTCACGCTGCTGATGCCGATCGCATATTGCCTCACTGCGCTGCTCGCCTGGCACGGCATCCGCCGTGGCACCGATGCGACGCCCTTCCTCGCGACGCTGGGGCTGTTCGCGCTTACCCTCGTCGGCCTCGGCATCTCGATCTGGCCCGATGTCATCCCCGGCCGCGTCGATATCTGGCAGGCGGCGGCGCCGGAGAAGAGCCAGGCGTTCATGCTGGTTGGCGCCGCCATCCTCGTCCCCGTCATCCTCGCCTACACCGCCTGGTCCTATTGGGTGTTCCGCGGCAAGGTGGACGAGGAGGGCTATCATTGA
- a CDS encoding magnesium transporter, with translation MSTVAESVVQPEAVPAEPPVKKRKLLSRDPNTTTAGDLMSPPVGVFRPDMTVAETIEQLRVMTRDAIVTYCYITDADGRLQGLVVMRDLLLARPEQKLEELMARDIFALPAHMKLEDALKLALSRHYPVYPVVDINGVLKGLVRGDELFAEQAIEISAQAGSMVGVEKEERLNTPLGRSLLLRHPWLQINLLTAFVAAAVVGIFEDTLGKLVILAVFLPVMAGQTGNTGCQALAVTLRGMTLGDLKPGTERALVMKEGMLGLFNGLLVGVTAGAGMALYASMQGEAQPLMMGIVVLIAMVVSCIVSGLAGALIPLGLKKAGADPATASSIFLTTASDVASMGIFLTLSTVLLL, from the coding sequence ATGTCTACAGTCGCCGAAAGCGTGGTGCAGCCCGAAGCCGTGCCCGCAGAACCGCCGGTCAAGAAGCGCAAGCTCTTGAGCCGCGATCCGAACACCACGACCGCGGGCGACCTGATGTCGCCGCCGGTGGGCGTGTTCCGCCCCGACATGACGGTCGCCGAGACGATCGAGCAGCTCCGCGTGATGACCCGCGATGCGATCGTCACCTATTGCTACATCACCGATGCCGACGGGCGGCTGCAGGGGCTGGTGGTGATGCGCGATCTGCTGCTCGCCCGGCCCGAGCAGAAGCTGGAAGAGCTGATGGCGCGCGACATCTTCGCGCTGCCCGCGCACATGAAGCTGGAGGATGCGCTGAAGCTGGCGCTGTCGCGCCATTACCCGGTCTATCCGGTGGTCGACATCAACGGCGTGCTGAAAGGGCTGGTGCGCGGCGACGAGCTGTTCGCCGAACAGGCGATCGAAATCTCCGCGCAGGCCGGTAGCATGGTCGGCGTCGAGAAGGAGGAGCGCCTCAACACGCCGCTCGGCCGCAGCCTGCTGCTCCGGCACCCGTGGCTGCAGATCAACCTGCTGACCGCCTTCGTCGCGGCGGCGGTGGTCGGCATCTTCGAGGACACGCTCGGCAAGCTCGTAATCCTCGCCGTTTTCCTGCCGGTGATGGCGGGGCAGACCGGCAACACCGGCTGCCAGGCGCTGGCGGTGACGCTGCGCGGCATGACGCTGGGTGATCTGAAGCCGGGCACCGAGCGCGCGCTGGTGATGAAGGAGGGCATGCTCGGCCTTTTCAACGGCCTGCTCGTCGGCGTCACCGCGGGCGCGGGCATGGCGCTCTACGCATCGATGCAGGGCGAGGCGCAGCCGCTGATGATGGGCATCGTCGTCCTGATCGCGATGGTGGTGAGCTGCATCGTCAGCGGCCTCGCCGGCGCGCTGATCCCGCTCGGCCTCAAGAAGGCGGGCGCGGACCCGGCGACAGCGTCGAGCATCTTCCTCACTACCGCCAGCGACGTGGCGAGCATGGGCATCTTCCTGACGCTGTCGACGGTGCTGCTGCTGTAG